The DNA sequence ACTTGCTTATGGGCCTGAGTGGGCATCTGGGAGACTCACTGGGCATGGGGGAGAGGGCCATAGGCAGTGGGAGCTGAGGACTGAGGGCTGTGAGTGGAGAAGGGACATCAAGtgcagcagcaggagaggtgggCTCTGGGTAACTGAGCTGATGCGGTTCTCAGTAGGTGaggtggaaggaaaaaagaagttgGGAGGGAGGCCTTCATAGCAGAACTGAAGGCTGTGTCTTGGGTGTGGGCAATCAGCGTCAGGTTAGTACTTGATACTGTTTGAACTTGCCATGCATTCTCTGGAACACACATGCTGAGTAATGACTAAGACCTAGGAGATGTCCATGGGAGCTGGGGCTGCGGGAGTGCAGGTgtgagggagggtgtgggagaAGGAGTGATGTGCTCTTGGAGAGGGAGTGTGAATTCATGGCCACAGATCCCCGATATTGACAAAGAGGGAATGAAGGGTGAGTCCGTTTCTGGTGATAACTGGATGATACAACATGGGGAATTTTAGGATAATTCCTGAAAAGACGGGTGTTGTGGCGCTACATGCCAGGTCCAGAGTTTAGGTGTCATACAGGAGCACACCTGCCTGTTGTTGGGCTCATACCACGAGCAATAGGAATGGGATAGCATACATCAGTGTCACCGGGGCTTGAAAATCTCTACTGGGGATGGCTGGCCGCTGGCTGCGAGGCAGTGGGAAGCAGAGCCTCAGGCCCAGCTGGCTTCTGTGCCGAGTGGTGTCCCGCTGCCCGCAGGGATGCAGTGGGCGGTGAGTACTGGCCGCCGCGGCTTTCTGGCTGGGGCTGCGCACGCAGAGGTTCGTCTTCTGGGACGAAGAGATCGTGCAGCTGGCACGGCAGTACGCGGGCTTGGACCACGAGCTGGCCTTCTCTCTGCTCATCGTGGAGCTGCGGCTGCACCCAGGCCACATGCTGCCCGACGAGGAACTGCAGTGGACGTTCCTGAACGTGAGCGGCTGGATGGGCACCAggtgccttctgcatgcctcgcCGTCCCAGTGCGCGCTGCTGTTCGGCACCGCCCTTGACTCTAGCGGCCACTCTGGACGCTATTGGGCCGAGATCTCGAACACCATAATCTCTGGCATCTTCCACCAGTGGAGAGAGGGCACTACCGAAAGTGAGGTCTTCTACGCAGGGGAGACAGTGGTGAGGCAACGGCTGTGGAGTGGGGGTCAGACACATGGATGGTGGAGTATGGCCGGGGAGTCATCCCATCTACCTTGACCTTTGCGCTGTGTGACACAATCTTCAGCACCCAGGACTTCCTCACCCTCTCCTACACTCTTCGCACCTATGCCCGGGGACTCCGACTTTAGCTCACTACCTACCTCTTCGGGCAGGCCCATACACATCCACTTGCTGGAGCCCATGTGAAAAGATGGACATACAACATATGTGGATACTGAGTTCCTGGTATACAAGTAGGGACATACATGCTTATACTACCAAACCCAGAGACCTATGGGAACATATGGGACACACTTTTGGATCATGAATCCCTATGTATACCAGGGGGTCCAGTCATGTTCCAGTATAACACAAGCTTGACTCATTAACTCAGGCCTTTCTAGAACTCCCTACCCCCAGTCAGAGCTCTGGAGTTAGGGCTGGTGGGGTATTAAACTCTGCCTGGATTTTACCCCTCAACCCAGCAGCAGTTGGGGAAAggatgaggaagaagaggagttGCCTTTGGAGGTCCCCTTCACCTGCAGCTAGGATGCCCTTTCCCCTGATCTCCCTTTCCTCACCATACGCCTTACCCCTGTTCTGTTCCCCTCCTGTGCAAGTCCCATCAtggcctgtcccccaccctcccagcaacCAAGTCAGTTGGGGAGCCAGAAGAATGGGGAATGCTGAGGTCAGAGTCCCTACTATCCCGAAAGACCGCCATTCTTCCCTCCGGAGAATGGTGGGGAGCCTGACCTCAGCCTAGGGCCCACCATGATGAGAAGATCTGAAGATGTGAGCCTAGAACCAAGGGATCATCCTGGCCTAGAGAGAAGGCCTTTTctgcgtgcacacacacgcacacacccatCACAGTTTTGAGACACTGCCAGCATTTTCTGTCCATTGTATTCTGTTAATAAAGATTTGttgaacagttaaaaaaaaatctctactggtttggggaggggagaagggtaaGAGAGAAAATACATTACAGAGGAGGTGACTTAGAATGCTGAAAAGAAGGTGATTAGAAAACATCCCCGCCTCTTCATGACGTATTTGTGTTGAAGCTGTGACTCTGGGAATGCAGCTCTATGAGAGAAGTGGGACACAAAGAATTATGTGAACAGGTAGCGCAAAGTGTTGGTCTCAGCACCCTCGATTGAGATTGGAAGGGTAAAGTgtgatgccatgttctttggtgTCTCAGAGGGACAGTCCAGGGCACTGCCAGGGGGATGCCTGATAAGACCAGTGTCAAATccctcacacactctctctgGCCCACAACTCTCCCTCCCTATGTTCCTGACAACCACTTACTGACCAGACCCAGtgtgaggcccagagcacaggTATCATCCATCTGCTTATCTGCCTATTGTTGTGGGGACGCACAGTATCCATAGGAATACAAGGAGAGACTGACTTTGAAGACCTGGTATATGTTCAGATGTTGGGAGTAGGGGGGTGCGCTAAATTGGGAGGATGATGACCGTAAAATCCTAGGAGAGAAGCTGATCATGGACTGAACTGTCTCCAATATTCCAGaatatgaactttgaggacgtggccattgccttctcccaggaggagtgggagctcctggatgaggctcagagacttctgtactgcgatgtgatgctggaagtgtttgcactgGTCTCATCTGTCGGTAAGCCCTTCGCATCTCTCCTCGTGTCCTGAGGTGATGTCCTCTCTTCCTGTATTCTCCACCTGTCGCTCTCTGTCTCTCACAGCCAGTCCATGGACTCTGCTACTTCCCCCACTTTCTTGTCAACCGTGCTGCCGCTGCCAGTGCTGAGCTGTGTGGAGAGTCTTGAGGAATGGACTCCACGAGCATCCCCAGGACCCATTGTCTGCCAAAGTGCAGATAGTGTCAGGGAGTCAGGAGTTCTACAGACAGATCAATAGGTTCACCTTGCTCTTCCTTTTCCTGGGAGGTTTACTATGTCCACATCCATGGCTTCCACTTTTGTCCCTTCCTTTGAGTTTAAGGTCCTTGATGACTACCTTATGGTCTTTACTTTACATGAACCATGAACAACCGGTTCTTCTAAGGCCCTCCGTCAGTTATTATCTGTAATATTCTTTCATCAAATACTATTACATGCCAAGGTGCTCTGGGCCAGGGCTTGCTGTTCACCTCTGTTGTCCTTCATGAATACTCAGAATATTTAGGTTCCAGGTATTTGTATGGTAGGAGGTACAATGAGAACATGGTGTTCTCTCATGATGAATATGCACAATGGACTCAGAGAAGGCTGGGCACTTGTGAGTGACACCTGGGGAAGGTATGGTGCCAGTGCTGTGTTCAGATCATACCACGAGTGTGCTCCTGGCAACACTGTttaggtgcaggtgcaggtgccacTGGCCACaactcatttcttctttttctttctcataccTGACAGTTGCTGACTTGTCATTTCATCAGACTGTTGGCTAACTTCACCTTTTGTGGCCTTTTACATCACCTGTTCCGCTGCACTGCTCTCTGTGCAGTGTGCACAAACACTGTCCTGCACTTGTGTTATGAGgggcaaatacactgagtggccagattattatgatctctgaatgcataataatctggccactcatgaatttgtatctcaaatgggtaccaagagtattctagacttttgctggagatcaatgacctatttgccctgagctatCTATCAGCCAGTGcgaaggggaaaactgatcaggtgcacaatttacagtatctttgatatcaaataaatgaggtactcaagagaagtacactgagtggccagattattatgcgttcagagaacatcatcatctggccactcagtgaatatgcGTAAGTCTTCCTCCAACTCCAGATACTAGTTTATTGAGTTTAACTTGGAAACAGACATAACTATCCTCCTGCACAGCCATCCCATGTCACCAGCAGAGAAGCACAGGTGGACACTCTTAGCAGAACAGCGAGCGGGAGATTCTGCTTCTCTTCCATGTGATGTTTGCCATCTTTTTGTCATATTTCTGGTGAAGTCTTTTCTGGATTGTTAGCTTCAGAGGCCCATAATTTTACAGCAACTTTTTATTAAGCTTTCCTGCAGATCTCTTATGTTGAGACAATTGCATGGAAACAGTGTAGTATGTGGAATACATTTTTGTATTATATCTTCCCTCTGATACCACAgtgaatattcttttttctttcttttttttttttaaaccattctcTGTTTTTAGGTTGTTGGCATAAAATGGAAGATAAGGCAAAACATTTTGAGCAGAATGTACCTCTACAAGGAGATTCACAGGTCAGGGCTTCTGAGACAGCTCCAGCTACTCAGAGGACCCATCTCTGTAAGAAGTGCTTCTCGGTGTTAAAAGATATCCTGCACCTGACTGAGTCACGAGCAGCAGACTTTGAGCAGAAAGTCTTCTTCAGTGATGCATGTGTGAGAGGCTTCTGTTTCAGTGCAAACTCTCATGAGcaacagagggaagccagtggagagaagccctggAAAGAAGCTATGGACAGGGCCTTGTTTGTGAACAGGTTCAGCTTCCACTTAGCATGGGTGCCTTCAATGAGTGGGGAGGTTGGGAAAGGCTTTCCTGCCATCTCAGATCTTCCACAGCACCCAGCAACTCTCAAGACTGAGGAGCCACACAGTAGCAGTGAGATTGCACAGGAATTTCTCAGTGGAAAAAGTCACCATCATTGGGGTGAATGTGAAAAAGCATCCAGCAGCAACCAGAAAGTTGATCAACATCAGAGCGTCTGCTCTGGAGAAGTGAATTATGAGTGTAACAAATGTGGAAAATGTTTTAGATGCATCATGAACCTCAATCAAAAAAGGgaaattcacactggagaaaatccCTATGAATATACTGATTGTGGGAAGTTCTTTAGACAAAGCTCTATTCTCATTCAACACCACAGAGTTGAGAGTGGAGAAAAACCGTGTGAGTGCAGTGAATCTGAGAAATCCTTTAGCTGCAAAACTAGCTTGGTTACACACCAGAGAGTtaacactggagaaaagccagcTGAGCGTAGTGATTGTGGGAAATCATTTAGGTCCAATAGTCAACTTCAAAACCAcaagagagttcatactggagagacgTTATATGAGTGTacagattgtgggaagtcctttaaGAACATTCACCCTGGAGAAAAGCCGTATGAATGTAGTGGCTGTGGAAATTCCTTTAGGCGAAATGCTCACCTCGTTAACCACAAGAtggttcatactggagagaagtcatatgagtgtacagattgtgggaagtccttctgTCATAGCTCAAGCCTCATtcaacatcagagagttcattctggagaaaagccatatgagtgtagtgattgtgggaaatcttttaggtTCAATAATCACCTTCATATCCACAAGAGAGGTCATACTGGAGAGAGGTCATATGCgtgtggtgattgtgggaagGCTTTCATTAATAGGTCTACCCTCATTCGCCACCGCACAGTTCACACTagagaaaagccttatgagtgtaatgaatgtgggaagtccttcagtgatAGATCTGGCTTAAGTAAGCACCGcaaaattcacactggagaaaagccctatgagtgtagagattgtgggaagtccttccaTCGTAACTCAAGCCTCATGCAACATCAGAGACTTCATTCTGGAGAAAAGCCCTACgagtgtagtgactgtgggaaatcttttaggtTCAGTAGTAACCTTCATATCCACAAGAGAGTTCATAATGGAGAGAGGCCATATGCgtgtggtgattgtgggaagGCTTTTGTTGAGAGGTCTACCCTCATTCGTCACCACGGAGTTCACACTGGAGACAAgccttatgagtgtagtgaatgtgggaagtccttccaTGGTAGCTCAAGCctcattcaacatcagagaattcattctggaaaaaagccatatgagtgtacagattgtgggaagtcctttcGTCGTAACTCAAAGCTAATtcaacatcagagagttcattCTGGAGAAAAGCCCTATGAGTGTAGTtattgtgggaaatcttttaggtTAAATAGTCAACTTCATGTCCAcaagagagttcatactggagagaggCCATATGtgtgtggtgattgtgggaagGCTTTTGTTGATAGGTCTACCTTCATTCGTCACCACAGAATTCACACTGGCGACAAGCCTTacaagtgtagtgaatgtgggaaggccttcGGTGTTCGCTCAAGCCTCATtcaacatcagagagttcattctggagaaaagccctatgagtgtaatgaatgtgggaagtcctacAGTCAAAGATGTGACTTAAATAAGCATCAcaaaattcacactggagaaaagccctatgagtgtagtgattgtgggaaatcttttaggcTTAATAGTAGCCTTCGTATCCACAAGAGAGTTCATACAGAAGAGAGGCCATATGCATGTGGTGATTGAGGGAAAGCTTTCGTTGCTAGGTCTATGCTCCTTTgccaccacagagttcacactggagacaCGCCTTATGTGAATGTGGGACGTCCTTCAGTGAAGGATCTGGCTTAAATAAGCACcacagaattcacactggagaaaaaccttatgagTATACAGATTGTGGGAAGTCATTCATTCGAAGCTCTACCCTTACTGAACACCAAAGAGTTTACAGTGGAGAGAAGCCTTAATTGTGCATGTAATGTGTTATTTTTCCCACTTAGAATAACATCACTGAAGGTGATTCCTTGGGACCTATTTATCTGAATATAAACCCCTTTTAAGAGAACATACACTCTGCTAGATTCCTCATAAGTTTCAGGTGTGAGGCTTGAAGGACCTCCATTGCACTAGCTAACATGCTCAGACCTACTACCAGATTGATATTGCAATGAGCATTTGTGGCTGAAGAGATTTCACCTCTGACACCTGGCTCACCTGAAAAGTGTGCACCTGTCACCACCGTGTGTGCTCAGGGGAAATGTATTCTATGTTGTCTCTTGTGCTTGAGAAAATTAGGATTACTCTGAGCTCATGACAGGATCTTCATTCCTGTATGTTGGAATAGAGAATGGAACTGACCCAGGGGTCATCCAGAGCACCCATTCTCAGCTACGAAGTGTGATCTTTTTCAGGAACATGTTTCTCACATTATGCTGTAATGAGTTGCTTCAGCTTCTAAGTCACTCTACTGCAATCTGCTTTGAGTCCTCTCTTCTGGTTTATGATCTTTAtgtaaaggtgtgttttttttccttttgtaccTATAATTTTGTTTGTTCTATGGACTCCCTGGAATGATTTGGAAGGAAAGTTGTGATCTTTCAGCATGGAGATATAAACAGATATGGTGGGGTCCcaaattttctttgcttttgaagACACACCATACTTACAGAAAATCACTCTGTCCAATATTGGCTTTTAATCATTGcattctaaaatttttttaaaatatattttttaaaatttctttattgattaaggtgtcacatatttgtcctcatccccccattcccatctcccacccctccccacggatgcccccacccccctgttgtccttaaccattggttaggcttgtatgcatgcacacaagtcctttggttgatctctcccccataccccaccctcccctaccctctttctgaggcctgacagtccgattgatgcctccttgtttctgggtctgttcttgttcatcagtctatgttgttcatcatttcccctagatgagtgagatcatgtgttactagaaatatacttataagaaccaaatgtaagacgagcaataatagttatgctgacaggcaaacgAACCAGTCTGTggtaagtttctttctgaaccaacagttcttttgagacccgatttcaatgtccaacagttccttatgtgtacatgtcggcactgacttttcagctctggttggtggaccaatggtggtaatgcaggtccgactccctctggtttggtctcgcccggatccaggggcgcgtggcctcacccggacctgggacccagcatcactcGGGCcccggggcatgtggcctcacccggtcctgggatcgagccacacccggacccaggagcgcgtggcctcagccagacccagggtcgcatggcctctcccggacccaggggcgtgtggcctcacccagacccaggggcgcttggcctcgcctggacccgggacccagcctcacccggatccaggggctcacggcctcacccggacccaggggcccgtggcctcacccggaccccggggtgcatgccctcacccggacccgggacagAGCCTCAACTGGATCCTGGGGTGcacagcctcgcctggacccgggggcacacggcctcacccggacctgggacccagcctcacccggatccaggggcacagggcctaacctggacccgggatccagctacacccggacccaggggtgcgtggcctctcccggacccaggggcgcggcctcacccggacccgggatccagcttcacccggacccagggatgcacggcctcacctggacccaggatccagctacacctggacccaggggcgcatggccttgcctggacccaggggcgtggcctcacccggacccgggtcccaaggcttcgtcttcttgatcccaattcctgtcagtcaattccctctcagcaattccttcggccattttctcaaagctccggggcggctgctgtGGAACTCGCTAGGTggcgggcttggcgaagctccggtgcgcccggtgtgcGGTGgcagcactcgggtctgcagcggcgaccagtcgccgggcgagtgcACCTGGAttcgggacccagcggggcctcgtctttccgatcccaactcccattggtcaatttcttctcagcaattcctccggccattgttctggatggtttctgctttgttttccagttgtagtttcaaaattgttgtggtaggcaacaatcaggcgtctgccctatgccgccatcttggtcctccagaagattcttaagtaaccttataaatgtggttctgaacactgtgtcgtccattagtttactttccttcatcccttctattcgtgacctgcttcggtgtctctaccttttggctgcctccctatcgcTCAGCtgccccaatctccctaggtggtcgctcttgatacccccctttgtgggctgagtgcaaagtcttggtgttgttaagccttgattgctgttggcacactgggaggatttgacctccagtccaattggctgtgaggatcagctgtgtctatgccgggagacagccttatttaACTCTGCATTCTAAAATCTTGAAAGAAAGACTGCATGACTTTGTGGTTGTAATTTTCAGCCTAATGCCTCTATTGTTGGTAATGTCAATGGTCACCCAGAAATGGAGGCCTTTGTAGTGCCTCTGTGAACAACACAAATTACATTCTCTGTTCACCGTATGGATTTCACAATTCTCAGCAATGTTTAGGGGGCTTCTTCCCATATAATGTTTAGGGGGCTTCTTCTGCACATACTGTAAAGCAGCCATGTgccaaaatgtataaaatttcatA is a window from the Eptesicus fuscus isolate TK198812 chromosome 21, DD_ASM_mEF_20220401, whole genome shotgun sequence genome containing:
- the LOC129147560 gene encoding zinc finger protein 484-like, translating into MYLYKEIHRRNAHLVNHKMVHTGEKSYECTDCGKSFCHSSSLIQHQRVHSGEKPYECSDCGKSFRFNNHLHIHKRVHTGDKPYECSECGKSFHGSSSLIQHQRIHSGKKPYECTDCGKSFRRNSKLIQHQRVHSGEKPYECSYCGKSFRLNSQLHVHKRVHTGERPYVCGDCGKAFVDRSTFIRHHRIHTGDKPYKCSECGKAFGVRSSLIQHQRVHSGEKPYECNECGKSYSQRCDLNKHHKIHTGEKPYECSDCGKSFRLNSSLRIHKRVHTEERPYACGD